From the Leptotrichia sp. oral taxon 221 genome, one window contains:
- a CDS encoding GntR family transcriptional regulator translates to MKKYEKVYQDIKEKIKNGELKPGDFLKKEDDLAEEYNFSKLTVRKALSMLETEGHIQKVKGKKSIVLEKKNLENISLTSIQTTQELNKIQNLHLEKELISLYIVQGVKELMDKFQVSENADFYKVVRTTSLNGEVLNYSTSFFDRRIVPFLNEEIAKNSIYEYLEKDLKLKIAYSRREIKFRKITSEEQKYFKLKDINMVVVIETHAYLSNGTLFQYETIIHHPEKFTFTAIAKR, encoded by the coding sequence ATGAAAAAATATGAAAAAGTTTATCAAGATATAAAAGAAAAAATAAAAAATGGAGAACTTAAACCTGGTGATTTTTTAAAAAAAGAAGATGATTTGGCAGAAGAGTATAATTTTTCAAAACTTACTGTGAGAAAAGCTCTTTCAATGTTAGAAACAGAGGGGCACATTCAAAAAGTAAAAGGAAAAAAGTCAATTGTTTTAGAGAAAAAAAATTTAGAAAATATTTCTTTGACTTCTATCCAAACTACACAAGAACTTAATAAAATTCAAAATCTCCATCTTGAAAAAGAATTAATAAGTCTTTATATTGTGCAAGGGGTAAAGGAACTCATGGATAAATTCCAAGTTTCTGAAAATGCTGATTTTTATAAGGTTGTTAGGACCACTTCATTAAATGGTGAAGTGCTGAATTATTCTACTTCCTTTTTTGATAGAAGAATTGTTCCATTTCTAAATGAGGAAATTGCAAAAAATTCTATTTACGAATATTTAGAAAAAGACTTAAAATTAAAAATTGCCTACTCTCGTAGAGAAATAAAATTTAGAAAAATTACTTCTGAAGAGCAAAAATATTTTAAATTGAAAGATATAAATATGGTTGTTGTCATTGAAACTCATGCCTATTTATCAAATGGAACACTTTTTCAGTATGAAACAATAATTCATCATCCTGAGAAATTTACTTTTACCGCTATTGCAAAAAGATAA
- a CDS encoding 6-phospho-alpha-glucosidase: MKKFSIVVAGGGSTFTPGIVLMLLENLEKFPIRQIKFYDNDAERQEVIAKACDIIIKEKAPDINFVYTTDPETAFTDVDFVMAHIRVGKYAMREKDEKIPLKHGVLGQETCGPGGIAYGMRSIGGVIELVDFMEKYSPNAWMLNYSNPAAIVAEATRRLRPNSKILNICDMPIGIEIRMAEMLGLESRKDMVIRYFGLNHFGWWTDIRDKHGKDLMPALKEKVAKIGYNVEIEGENTEASWNDTFTKARDVFAIDPTTMPNTYLKYYFFPDYVVEHSNPNHTRANEVMEGREKFVFGECRTIAEKGTAKDSKLHVDDHASYIVDLARAIAYDTKERMLLIVENDGALSNFDPTAMVEVPCLVGSNGPEKIVQGKIPQFQKGLMEQQVSVEKLTVEAWIEGSYQKLWQAITLSRTVPSASVAKAILDDLIEANKDFWPVLK, encoded by the coding sequence ATGAAAAAATTTTCAATCGTAGTAGCTGGTGGAGGGAGTACATTTACTCCAGGGATTGTTTTGATGTTGTTAGAAAACTTGGAAAAATTTCCAATTAGACAAATAAAATTTTATGATAATGACGCTGAAAGACAAGAAGTTATTGCAAAAGCATGTGATATTATAATAAAAGAAAAAGCACCTGATATTAACTTTGTTTATACAACTGATCCTGAAACAGCGTTTACAGATGTTGACTTTGTTATGGCACATATAAGAGTTGGAAAATATGCAATGCGTGAAAAAGATGAAAAAATACCTTTAAAACATGGAGTATTAGGACAAGAAACTTGCGGACCAGGAGGAATTGCTTATGGAATGCGTTCAATTGGTGGAGTTATTGAATTAGTCGACTTTATGGAAAAATATTCACCAAATGCTTGGATGTTAAACTATTCAAATCCTGCAGCAATTGTAGCAGAAGCAACTAGAAGATTACGTCCAAATTCTAAAATATTGAATATCTGTGATATGCCAATTGGAATTGAAATAAGAATGGCTGAAATGTTAGGATTAGAATCAAGAAAAGACATGGTTATTAGATACTTTGGATTGAATCACTTTGGTTGGTGGACAGATATTAGAGATAAACATGGAAAAGACTTAATGCCTGCATTAAAGGAAAAAGTTGCAAAAATAGGGTATAATGTAGAAATTGAAGGAGAAAACACTGAAGCAAGTTGGAATGATACATTTACAAAAGCAAGAGATGTATTTGCAATTGATCCTACAACAATGCCTAACACTTACTTAAAATACTATTTCTTCCCAGACTATGTAGTAGAACACTCAAACCCTAACCACACAAGAGCAAATGAAGTAATGGAAGGAAGAGAAAAATTTGTATTTGGTGAATGTAGAACAATCGCTGAAAAAGGAACTGCAAAAGATAGTAAACTTCATGTAGACGATCACGCTTCATACATAGTTGACTTGGCAAGAGCAATTGCTTATGATACAAAAGAAAGAATGTTGTTAATCGTAGAAAACGATGGAGCGTTATCAAACTTTGATCCAACTGCAATGGTAGAAGTGCCTTGTTTAGTAGGTTCAAACGGACCTGAAAAAATTGTTCAAGGTAAAATCCCTCAATTCCAAAAAGGTTTAATGGAACAACAAGTTTCTGTTGAAAAATTAACAGTAGAAGCATGGATTGAAGGTTCATACCAAAAATTATGGCAGGCAATTACATTGTCAAGAACTGTGCCAAGTGCATCTGTTGCAAAAGCTATTTTGGATGACTTGATCGAGGCTAATAAAGATTTCTGGCCAGTTTTGAAATAA
- a CDS encoding alpha-glucosidase, giving the protein MDIKKLDKKWWKKEVGYQIYPRSFYDSNNDGIGDLNGITEKLDYLKNLGITLIWVCPIFKSPMDDNGYDISDYYDVNPEFGTKEDLEKLIAEAEKRGIKVILDLVINHTSDEHEWFLEALKNPESKYRNYYIFKRGENGLPPTNWRSHFGGSAWEKVEGEADENGNEMYYLHLFTKKQPDLNWENPEVRKELYKMVNYWLEKGIAGFRVDAINSIKKDARYLDLPVDGADGMAYNVEYTLNQTGIEEFLSELAKETFKKYNAMTVAETPMLEYERYNDFIGDDGFFTMIFDFSYTDLDMIKDGFYYSLRDIPTIELRDAIFESQLTQQKYGWGAPFLENHDLPRSLNKFFGEKANETNAKLLANVFFFLRGTPFIYQGQEIGMDNFVRNDISEFDDIASKDQYQRALGEGFSSEEALYFVNKRSRDNSRTPMQWGNSKNAGFSKDENSKSWIKLTGSQATTNVADQINDKDSIFSHYKKMIDLRQNGKYSDCLTFGDFISVPLENEKIIAYVRKYGNQKVLCISNFSELKQEVKLSEIAKALGEKEIKIGEILINNFDGFEKDGEKVVFEGFQSLLVEIL; this is encoded by the coding sequence ATGGATATAAAAAAATTAGATAAAAAATGGTGGAAAAAAGAAGTTGGATATCAAATTTATCCAAGAAGTTTTTATGATAGCAATAACGATGGAATTGGAGATTTGAATGGAATTACAGAGAAATTAGATTATTTGAAGAATTTGGGGATAACGCTTATTTGGGTTTGTCCAATTTTTAAGTCGCCAATGGATGACAATGGATATGATATTTCAGATTATTATGATGTGAATCCTGAATTCGGGACAAAGGAAGATTTGGAAAAATTGATTGCAGAGGCCGAAAAAAGAGGGATAAAAGTAATTTTAGATTTGGTAATTAATCATACTTCTGATGAGCACGAGTGGTTTTTGGAAGCATTGAAAAATCCTGAAAGCAAGTACAGAAATTACTATATTTTCAAAAGAGGAGAAAATGGATTGCCACCAACAAACTGGAGATCACATTTTGGAGGTTCTGCTTGGGAAAAAGTTGAAGGAGAAGCTGATGAAAATGGAAATGAAATGTACTATTTGCATTTATTTACAAAAAAACAGCCTGACTTAAATTGGGAAAATCCTGAAGTTAGGAAAGAGCTTTACAAAATGGTAAATTATTGGCTTGAAAAGGGAATTGCTGGATTTAGAGTTGATGCGATTAATTCGATAAAAAAAGATGCAAGATATTTGGATTTGCCAGTTGATGGAGCGGATGGAATGGCATACAATGTGGAATATACTTTGAATCAGACTGGAATTGAAGAGTTTTTAAGCGAATTGGCAAAAGAAACTTTCAAAAAATATAATGCGATGACTGTTGCGGAAACTCCAATGCTTGAGTATGAAAGATACAATGATTTCATTGGAGATGATGGATTTTTTACAATGATTTTTGATTTTAGCTATACGGATTTAGATATGATAAAAGACGGATTTTATTATTCATTGAGAGATATTCCAACAATAGAGCTTAGGGATGCTATTTTTGAAAGTCAGTTGACTCAGCAAAAATATGGATGGGGAGCACCATTTTTAGAAAATCACGATTTGCCAAGAAGTTTGAATAAATTTTTTGGTGAAAAAGCGAATGAAACAAATGCAAAATTGTTAGCAAATGTATTTTTCTTCTTGCGAGGAACACCATTTATTTATCAAGGTCAAGAAATTGGGATGGATAATTTTGTGAGAAATGATATTTCTGAATTTGATGATATTGCAAGTAAAGACCAATATCAACGGGCTTTAGGAGAAGGATTTTCATCTGAAGAAGCATTATATTTTGTAAATAAACGAAGCCGTGACAATTCAAGAACGCCTATGCAATGGGGTAACAGCAAAAATGCTGGTTTTTCAAAAGATGAAAACTCAAAATCATGGATAAAATTAACAGGAAGCCAAGCCACAACAAATGTAGCAGACCAAATAAATGACAAAGATTCAATTTTTTCACATTACAAAAAAATGATTGATTTGAGACAAAATGGGAAATATTCAGATTGCTTGACTTTTGGTGATTTTATTTCTGTTCCGTTGGAGAATGAAAAAATTATTGCTTATGTGAGAAAATATGGGAATCAAAAAGTTCTTTGTATTAGTAATTTTTCTGAGTTGAAACAAGAAGTTAAATTAAGTGAAATTGCAAAAGCTCTTGGAGAAAAAGAAATTAAAATTGGAGAGATTTTGATTAATAATTTTGATGGGTTTGAAAAAGATGGAGAGAAAGTTGTTTTTGAAGGGTTTCAAAGTTTGTTAGTAGAGATTTTATAA
- the relB gene encoding type II toxin-antitoxin system RelB family antitoxin: MITVSINANPDKENKINNYVKENNINLNQVMLDLILEKIEDEEDYKLAVEAYEEYKANKEKAISFDDLVKKMGLEDEI; the protein is encoded by the coding sequence ATGATAACCGTTTCTATAAATGCTAATCCTGACAAAGAAAATAAAATAAATAACTATGTTAAGGAAAATAATATCAACTTAAACCAGGTAATGTTAGATTTAATTCTTGAAAAAATCGAAGATGAAGAAGACTACAAATTGGCTGTTGAGGCTTATGAAGAATATAAAGCAAACAAGGAAAAAGCAATTTCATTTGACGATTTAGTAAAAAAAATGGGCTTGGAAGATGAAATATAA
- a CDS encoding methylated-DNA--[protein]-cysteine S-methyltransferase gives MKNNIYFYETNTPIGKIGIATTEDDSHITDLTWESDFENLKKENDFQICETELIKQAKKQLFEYFEKKRKNFDLPLLKEGTPFQISVWSALEKIPYGETRSYKDIAITINNPKAVRAVGMANNRNKIAIFIPCHRVIGADGKLVGYGGGLHIKRFLLELEGIKIK, from the coding sequence ATGAAAAATAACATCTATTTTTATGAGACAAACACTCCGATTGGAAAAATTGGGATTGCTACAACAGAAGATGACTCTCACATTACAGATTTGACTTGGGAATCTGATTTTGAAAATTTAAAAAAAGAAAATGATTTTCAAATTTGTGAAACTGAACTGATTAAACAAGCGAAAAAACAACTTTTTGAATATTTTGAAAAAAAACGAAAAAATTTTGATTTGCCACTTTTGAAAGAAGGAACACCATTTCAAATTTCTGTTTGGAGTGCTCTTGAAAAAATTCCTTATGGTGAAACTCGTTCTTACAAAGATATTGCAATCACAATTAACAATCCAAAAGCTGTTCGTGCAGTTGGAATGGCAAATAATCGAAATAAAATTGCTATTTTTATTCCATGTCATCGTGTGATTGGTGCAGATGGAAAATTGGTTGGTTATGGCGGGGGACTTCATATTAAGCGATTTTTGTTGGAATTGGAAGGTATTAAAATAAAATAA
- a CDS encoding AAA family ATPase gives MGNRKRKKLPIGISDFKEIIENNYYYFDKTKFIENILEDGSKVKLFTRPRRFGKTLNISMLKYFFDIKNKDENRKLFENLEISKSEYFEKQGNFFVISISFKNYDSENWESGFNTIKNEIKLLYNEFYLIRDNLNQSDLADFDAIWLKKDNADWINSLFNLTRYLYEISGKKVVVLIDEYDQPIIDSYIKGNYEKCIAFFKAFYGKVLKDNNYLEMEILTGILRVAKENVFSGLNNLEVHTILDDEFTEYFGIMENEVEKSLEDFDLKYELNDVQKWYNGYLFGEKKIYNPWSIINFLNRGNLKSYWVNTSGNELIKLYLQKLKNDVFDDFSKLLNKESILKRINNNMTFENLKTNFGKNIWNLFFHSGYLTLADKYDVMKKNASIKIPNKEILEMFSEMFIEIYFKDSETFLDMTDALTTGNIEKFKFELNKILLENIGIFDVIGIYKEQFYHGLMLGLILMLKNEYEISSNNFSGKGRYDLLLKPKNIFERKEGIIIELKAINIDNLKLNSEKIHEKLLSECEVALNQIEEKEYTSILKNAGIDNILKIGIAFFGKEFEVKFERE, from the coding sequence ATGGGAAATCGCAAAAGAAAAAAATTACCAATTGGAATATCTGATTTTAAAGAGATTATCGAAAATAACTACTACTATTTTGATAAAACAAAATTTATAGAAAATATTTTAGAAGATGGCTCTAAAGTTAAATTATTTACTCGTCCGAGAAGATTTGGAAAAACTTTAAATATTTCGATGTTAAAGTACTTTTTTGACATTAAAAATAAAGACGAAAATAGAAAATTATTCGAAAATTTAGAAATTTCTAAAAGTGAATATTTTGAAAAACAAGGGAATTTCTTTGTAATCTCTATTTCTTTTAAAAATTATGATTCAGAAAACTGGGAAAGTGGATTTAACACAATTAAAAATGAAATAAAATTGCTGTATAACGAATTTTATTTGATAAGAGATAATTTAAATCAAAGTGACTTGGCAGATTTTGATGCTATTTGGCTGAAAAAAGATAATGCTGACTGGATTAATTCTTTATTTAATTTGACTAGATATTTGTATGAAATTTCTGGAAAAAAAGTTGTTGTTTTAATAGATGAATACGACCAGCCGATAATTGATTCCTATATAAAAGGAAATTATGAGAAATGTATTGCGTTTTTTAAAGCATTTTATGGAAAAGTTTTGAAAGATAATAATTATTTAGAAATGGAAATTTTAACTGGAATATTACGAGTTGCAAAGGAAAATGTCTTTTCGGGATTGAATAATTTGGAAGTTCACACAATTTTAGATGATGAATTTACAGAATACTTTGGAATTATGGAAAATGAAGTTGAAAAATCTCTTGAAGATTTTGACTTAAAATATGAATTAAATGATGTTCAAAAATGGTACAATGGATATTTATTTGGCGAAAAAAAAATTTATAATCCTTGGTCGATTATTAATTTTTTAAATCGTGGAAATTTAAAATCTTACTGGGTAAATACAAGTGGAAATGAATTAATCAAATTATATCTCCAAAAATTGAAAAATGATGTTTTTGACGATTTTTCAAAATTATTAAATAAAGAAAGTATTCTTAAAAGAATAAACAACAATATGACTTTTGAAAATTTGAAAACTAATTTTGGAAAAAATATTTGGAATCTATTTTTTCATAGCGGATATTTGACTTTGGCTGATAAGTATGATGTGATGAAAAAAAATGCTAGTATTAAAATTCCAAACAAAGAAATTCTAGAAATGTTTTCAGAAATGTTTATCGAAATTTATTTCAAAGATTCTGAAACCTTTCTAGATATGACTGATGCACTTACAACTGGAAACATTGAAAAATTTAAATTTGAATTGAATAAAATCTTATTAGAAAATATTGGTATTTTTGATGTAATTGGAATTTATAAAGAGCAGTTTTATCATGGATTAATGTTAGGACTAATCTTAATGTTAAAAAACGAATATGAAATTTCATCAAATAATTTTTCAGGAAAAGGTCGATATGATTTACTTTTGAAACCTAAAAATATTTTTGAAAGAAAAGAAGGAATTATCATTGAATTAAAAGCAATAAATATAGATAATTTGAAATTAAATTCAGAAAAGATTCACGAAAAATTGTTAAGTGAATGTGAAGTTGCACTAAATCAAATTGAAGAAAAAGAGTATACTTCAATTTTGAAAAATGCTGGAATTGACAATATTTTAAAAATTGGAATTGCGTTTTTTGGAAAAGAGTTTGAAGTAAAATTTGAGAGAGAATAA